A window from Exiguobacterium marinum DSM 16307 encodes these proteins:
- a CDS encoding GNAT family N-acetyltransferase, giving the protein MNMREAVPEDAALIRTIALATISKNDSNRTRAMERAYRQEEIVRAISSSEEAREQYFIVGEYEGHVIGFCHAIDRGDMWEMLRLYLHPDHHRNGYGADFLRHLQSKKTQPMEVYVENSNDQAIAFLLHQSFKEVNRIQEEVYDQPMELIHLRYVPS; this is encoded by the coding sequence ATGAATATGCGAGAAGCAGTTCCAGAAGATGCGGCGTTAATTCGAACGATTGCACTTGCAACGATTTCAAAGAATGATTCCAATCGGACAAGAGCGATGGAGCGCGCCTATCGACAAGAAGAGATTGTACGAGCAATCAGTTCAAGTGAAGAAGCACGAGAACAATATTTTATCGTTGGCGAGTACGAAGGCCATGTCATCGGATTTTGTCATGCCATCGATCGCGGTGACATGTGGGAGATGCTTCGTCTCTATCTTCATCCCGATCACCATCGGAACGGGTACGGTGCAGATTTTTTAAGGCACCTTCAATCGAAAAAAACACAACCGATGGAAGTGTACGTTGAAAATTCGAATGATCAGGCGATTGCTTTCCTCTTGCATCAATCATTTAAAGAAGTGAATCGAATTCAAGAAGAGGTCTACGACCAACCGATGGAACTCATTCATCTAAGATATGTCCCGAGCTAA
- a CDS encoding alpha/beta hydrolase — translation MTYEETQKGVIVIVYPLQFTSRISENFIRRLQDEYEVIVVRDQSMGLTAEDHKQLIKRALREAGEYKLPIHVVAFSLGALFTNRLLQEYDVPLGSLTYISPLFDWHATRQIGGLKQVVASAVDRFRPDLPLGMMTFTGGGDESSRFGEITYAQYREIEEEIVEHQEEKKHLPRLPLACFYAPDDQFADVKLTLNVCRKIGGDQVYIRRLEGFPHFGYERLNTKFAETLMTFYELIQE, via the coding sequence ATGACATATGAAGAAACACAAAAAGGGGTCATCGTCATCGTTTATCCGCTACAGTTCACATCTCGGATCAGCGAGAATTTTATTCGACGACTTCAAGACGAGTACGAAGTAATTGTCGTCCGCGACCAATCGATGGGCTTGACGGCAGAAGATCATAAACAATTGATCAAACGGGCGTTACGTGAGGCCGGCGAGTATAAATTACCGATTCATGTCGTGGCGTTCAGCCTCGGGGCGCTCTTTACAAACCGGCTTCTTCAGGAGTATGATGTGCCGCTCGGGAGCCTGACTTATATCTCTCCATTGTTTGATTGGCATGCGACTCGTCAAATCGGTGGATTGAAACAAGTCGTCGCGAGTGCAGTCGATCGTTTTCGCCCAGACTTACCACTCGGAATGATGACATTCACCGGCGGCGGCGACGAATCGTCCCGATTTGGTGAAATCACATATGCCCAATATCGGGAAATCGAAGAAGAAATCGTAGAGCATCAAGAAGAAAAGAAACATTTGCCACGTCTCCCGCTCGCTTGTTTCTACGCACCTGATGATCAATTTGCAGACGTGAAGTTGACGTTGAACGTCTGCCGAAAGATTGGTGGAGATCAAGTGTATATCCGTCGATTAGAAGGATTCCCGCATTTTGGGTATGAGCGGTTGAACACCAAGTTTGCAGAAACGCTCATGACGTTTTATGAATTGATTCAAGAATAA
- a CDS encoding class I SAM-dependent methyltransferase translates to MGLMRVLPFAKQLLHDHLEVGHVAIDMTAGNGHDTLFLANAVGETGHVYAFDIQTEAVASTRARIQEAGVDERVTVIHDSHDTVHTVVANETRPITAAVFNLGYLPGSDKSVTTQGNTTIAALSQLLEVMAIGGVIVIVIYHGHESGKVERDDVLRYVESLDQKQAGVLRYGFINQINHPPFIVAIEKRSK, encoded by the coding sequence ATGGGATTAATGAGAGTACTACCATTTGCAAAACAATTACTACATGACCACCTCGAAGTAGGACATGTCGCCATCGATATGACTGCCGGGAACGGCCACGACACGTTGTTCTTGGCGAACGCCGTAGGCGAAACGGGACACGTATACGCATTTGACATTCAAACAGAAGCGGTTGCTTCAACCCGTGCACGTATACAGGAAGCAGGTGTCGATGAACGGGTGACCGTCATTCATGATAGTCACGATACGGTTCATACGGTCGTCGCGAATGAGACACGACCAATCACCGCGGCCGTCTTCAATTTGGGCTATTTACCAGGAAGTGACAAATCCGTCACGACACAAGGGAATACGACCATTGCCGCATTGTCTCAATTATTAGAGGTTATGGCTATCGGTGGTGTCATCGTCATCGTCATTTACCACGGCCATGAGAGCGGGAAGGTCGAACGGGATGATGTGCTTCGCTATGTGGAGTCGCTTGACCAAAAGCAGGCCGGTGTACTGCGTTACGGCTTCATCAACCAGATCAACCACCCTCCATTCATCGTGGCGATTGAAAAACGTTCAAAATAA